The proteins below come from a single Candida albicans SC5314 chromosome 7, complete sequence genomic window:
- a CDS encoding putative serine/threonine protein kinase (Ortholog(s) have role in ascospore formation, conidiophore development, conidium formation, regulation of vacuole fusion, non-autophagic and response to oxidative stress, more) — protein MDVLLSIFGTCLPCFPTLSSPSIIINNNKYRIIRLLGEGGFSYVYLVSSQSQPSSQYALKKIRCPYGIQDESFKNAVREIKNYHRFKSPYIISSIDELIQSETDGSKNIYILLPFFQKSLQDIINELVLNNSKMEESEILRVFIGTCRGLKVMHNHKKTATSTTRLDDDEQDVLLPTSEDDEYEDFTNSTDNNNNNNVQMQELVPFAHHDLKPANVMLSAEGLPVLCDLGSCSRARISVRNRQQALTVQEFAQEHCTLPYRAPELVDVATNCEITEKTDIWSLGCLLYCCCFGYSPFEKLEIEQGANLNLAILQGKYEIPKGNNGYDSKLIELIKKCLQLNPDSRPDIDELLNDVLELTRQLGT, from the coding sequence ATGGATGTATTACTATCGATTTTTGGAACTTGCTTGCCTTGCTTCCCCACTTTATCCTCTCCatcaattataataaataacaacaaatacCGCATCATTAGACTATTAGGCGAAGGTGGATTTTCGTATGTCTACTTGGTGTCTTCTCAAAGCCAACCGTCATCTCAATATGCTCTAAAGAAAATTCGTTGTCCCTATGGAATTCAAGATGAGAGTTTTAAAAATGCTGTTAGAGAAATTAAGAACTACCACCGATTCAAATCACCATACATCATTTCAAGTATCGACGAATTAATACAACTGGAAACTGACGGgtcaaaaaatatttatattctaTTGCCATTTTTCCAAAAGTCTTTACAGGACATCATCAATGAGTTGgttttaaataattctaaAATGGAGGAATCTGAAATTCTAAGAGTTTTTATTGGTACTTGCCGTGGGTTGAAAGTTATGCACAACCACAAAAAAACTGcaacttcaacaacacgattggatgatgatgaacaaGACGTGTTATTGCCAACTAGTGAGGATGACGAATATGAAGATTTTACCAACAGCAccgacaacaacaacaacaacaacgtcCAGATGCAAGAGTTGGTTCCATTTGCTCATCATGACTTGAAGCCAGCGAATGTCATGTTATCCGCTGAAGGGTTGCCAGTGCTTTGTGACTTGGGATCGTGTTCAAGAGCAAGAATATCGGTCCGCAATCGTCAACAAGCCTTGACTGTACAGGAGTTTGCCCAAGAACACTGTACTTTACCGTATAGAGCCCCAGAGTTGGTTGATGTTGCCACTAATTGTGAAATTACGGAAAAAACCGATATCTGGTCATTAGGATGCTTATTGTATTGCTGCTGCTTTGGCTATTCTCCATTCGAGAAACTAGAGATAGAACAGGGTGCTAACTTAAACTTGGCTATCTTACAAGGAAAATATGAAATACCGAAAGGCAACAATGGCTACGACctgaaattgattgaattgataaaaaagtGTTTACAATTAAACCCAGACAGTAGACCTGATATAGACGAATTGTTAAATGACGTCTTGGAATTAACGAGACAGTTAGGAACGTAA
- a CDS encoding uncharacterized protein (Ortholog of C. dubliniensis CD36 : Cd36_73790, C. parapsilosis CDC317 : CPAR2_702880, Candida tenuis NRRL Y-1498 : CANTEDRAFT_92070 and Debaryomyces hansenii CBS767 : DEHA2D10318g): MTLTKYQRGDLIEGWNDCPVPLAHKEPLQHASLQQEIDTHKVIDILNKLFQCNIDLPEREIKHYETKLVNSVDKMSKSNINFVYHMCDRILQYQSQGSFSEVRNELKNEVIEYMMVHEGVSSWCSPLKKIITSIN, from the coding sequence ATGACTTTAACTAAATACCAACGAGGCGACCTTATAGAGGGTTGGAATGATTGCCCTGTACCCCTAGCTCATAAAGAACCATTACAACATGCAAGCCTTCAACAGGAAATAGACACCCACAAGGTCATCGATATACTAAACAAACTATTCCAATGTAATATCGACTTGCCAGAACGTGAAATAAAACATtatgaaacaaaattagTAAATAGTGTTGACAAAATGTCCAAGTCCAATATCAACTTCGTCTATCATATGTGTGACAGGATTCTACAGTATCAGAGCCAGGGCAGTTTCTCAGAAGTGAggaatgaattgaaaaatgaagtTATTGAATATATGATGGTCCATGAAGGAGTCAGTAGTTGGTGCTCAccattaaagaaaataataaccaGCATAAATTAG
- the SUI3 gene encoding translation initiation factor eIF2 subunit beta (Putative translation initiation factor; genes encoding ribosomal subunits, translation factors, and tRNA synthetases are downregulated upon phagocytosis by murine macrophage) translates to MSDLGFDPSLKKKKKSKKVASVVDDTDSKESTPQPGDASVDDLFSGLKKKKKSSSKKSAEESGSPSVDEDLSSSLGDLTLKKKKKKSTKSLDLNEFEQQLEEAGVEDITESTNGATNDQSAIGLSYPDLLSRFFDILKKNNPELAGDRSGPKFRIPPPIVQREGSKKTLFANVQEIATVLQRSPEHLIQYLFAELGTTGSIDGEKRLILKGKFQPKQMESVLRRYIIEYVTCKTCKSMNTELKRESANRLHFLSCKACGSTRSVSSIKTGFQAQIGKRKKF, encoded by the coding sequence ATGTCTGATTTAGGTTTTGATCCAagtttgaagaagaagaaaaagtcCAAGAAGGTTGCTTCTGTGGTGGACGACACAGATTCCAAGGAATCAACACCACAACCAGGTGATGCATCGgttgatgatttgttttctgggttaaagaaaaagaagaagtcGTCGTCTAAGAAGTCAGCAGAAGAATCAGGGTCGCCGTCAGTAGATGAAGACTTATCATCGTCATTGGGCGATTTAACtttaaagaagaaaaagaaaaagagtaCTAAAAGCTTGGATCTCAATGAGTTCGAGCAACAATTAGAAGAAGCAGGTGTGGAAGACATTACAGAATCTACCAATGGTGCCACAAATGATCAATCAGCAATTGGATTATCTTATCCTGACTTGTTGTCACGTTtctttgatattttgaagaagaacaacCCTGAATTGGCTGGTGACAGATCTGGTCCAAAATTCCGTATTCCTCCACCAATAGTCCAAAGAGAAGGTTCCAAAAAGACATTGTTTGCCAACGTTCAAGAAATTGCTACCGTTTTACAGAGAAGTCCAGAACATTTAATCCAATATTTGTTTGCAGAATTGGGTACTACTGGTTCCATTGATGGTGAAAAGAGATTGATATTAAAGGGTAAATTCCAACCAAAACAAATGGAATCTGTTTTGAGAAGATACATTATTGAATATGTCACTTGTAAGACATGTAAGAGTATGAATACCGAGTTGAAGAGAGAAAGTGCCAACCGTTTACATTTCTTGAGTTGTAAGGCATGTGGTTCTACGAGATCCGTGTCTTCGATCAAGACTGGGTTCCAAGCCCAAATCGGGAAGAGAAAGAAGTTCTAA
- a CDS encoding uncharacterized protein (Ortholog(s) have unfolded protein binding activity) — MSEITKLTQEEMDVVIYDSRVGDLETLQEIFDLEKLITPKTLTIIKDDITLSTPLHMAAANGHLPVVKYLISLLEKDDVKQLLEAKNENGNTALHWASYNGHLEVVEYLVEEVNADPFIKNNSGHDCIYEAESGGQTEVENWYLKKFTPEDAFDVQENEAEGTTKITYQPGKESKLADDQARDAVFKSKLDNTSTEGDSLEQKTQALNIDEQ; from the coding sequence ATGCTGGAAATAACCAAACTAACTCAAGAGGAAATGGATGTGGTAATATACGATTCTAGAGTAGGGGATCTAGAAACATTACAggaaatttttgatttagaaaaattgataactCCAAAGACATTAACTATAATCAAAGACGATATCACTTTAAGTACACCATTACATATGGCTGCAGCTAATGGACATTTACCTGTGgttaaatatttgataCTGCTCTTAGAGAAAGACGATGTCAAACAGCTCCTTGAAGCAAAGAATGAGAATGGAAACACTGCTTTACATTGGGCATCCTACAATGGGCATTTGGAGGTGGTTGAATACTTGGTAGAGGAAGTAAATGCAGACCCatttatcaaaaacaattctGGACATGATTGTATTTATGAAGCTGAACTGGGTGGACAAACTGAAGTTGAGAATTGGTACTTGAAGAAATTTACTCCTGAAGATGCCTTCGATGTGCAAGAAAACGAAGCTGAAGGAACAACTAAAATTACCTATCAGCCAGGTAAGGAAAGTAAATTGGCAGATGACCAGGCCAGAGATGCTGTGTTTAAATCCAAATTGGACAATACAAGCACTGAAGGTGACAGTTTAGAACAAAAGACCCAAGCCTTGAACATAGATGAGCAATAG
- a CDS encoding uncharacterized protein (Putative protein of unknown function; Hap43p-repressed gene; ortholog of S. cerevisiae YMR185W), whose protein sequence is MTPPKIEELPDEEPKVAKPPKKNPFALRPKKTTIQRSVDEVYPLRKGLNKPEIKSTKPIDLLFEKLENVLDLEYDQLTIDVLYQRLFNDKQEFDSFTKRYEVIEQLLDYLIDIQKLSMNSIQNDDKNLIAISLHDLKTFSKLLNVIIIHGVYPPLNILRIGIQFEKRQLKNFSNNKNLIKIDKLPQTDFAYIEKLLTLIYTKLLRVLSIKSDVASLLLKGTGYTDFLVVAITLIVIPQFNSSDIDFAKIESIASTFELYQTYSLLLTTPSPAIFKKFVMSHLGSLHYSRPNGILTLIEFVLGLRDQEEINIEKFDNVANVVLQKPANVDTKSYFMSVGNQMYDLLININRPNVTSCVAYVLEKLWQRNKLVVTDFVLQRIWNNFNPPPKDEGILVTEAQLNNNINVILSLTKKGLEPDLYQAVIQPVLLPLWGYYTFLKQNGKEGGVALNILTSYFTLMKGIDDSGLPTIAKNLLYKHGENWKYEFGDNNLTQIVTEKPEFVSQSKESKINKFLNDLDFACELFVKVLEELDDSLIQQLFVKILNNWLNNDTQILGGEERDPFLMLLDLRLLEKIGEKFRENLATNPIDMLELVQSFLSSYKPNSKENEHSAEDSDDEMDDDESEFNSDQTITVLLQLLSAIISENDIILDNKGSELLSSIKKILSTNSQFQASSLKGSADALCTRIESLLSNNNEILPANESEAQKQILQRAITNLNDPLVPIRAHGLYLLRQLIEMKSSVITLDFAINLHLVQLKDPEPFIYLNVIKGLETLIEWNEPLVLDSLCKLYLQDDVELDEKLRIGEVILRYIQRAGQTFTGNSAKLIVETTLAVIRRAGNNRKDDRLRMSSMSLLGTCCKVNPLGMIDNLNYALDASIGILELETDKDQAIMRRAAIMLIYDLILGTSETDKVEFPQQYKSKVITVLRYVAETDNDLLVREQAQKVFATVEELIELAMELYKEENQVQ, encoded by the coding sequence ATGACACCTCCAAAGATTGAAGAGCTTCCGGACGAAGAGCCCAAAGTGGCAAAACCACCCAAGAAGAACCCATTTGCATTACGTCCCAAAAAGACAACTATTCAAAGATCTGTGGATGAGGTGTACCCATTACGAAAGGGCCTCAATAAACCCGAGATCAAAAGCACCAAACCAATCGACTTGTTATTcgaaaaattggaaaatgtGTTGGATTTAGAGTATGATCAGTTGACTATCGATGTCTTGTACCAACGTTTGTTCAATGATAAACAAGAGTTTGATTCTTTTACGAAAAGATATGAAGTTATTGAGCAATTGCTagattatttgattgatataCAGAAATTGTCAATGAACTCGATTCAAAACGACGATAAAAATCTTATTGCCATTTCATTACATGACCTCAAGACATTTAGTAAGTTACTTAATGTCATCATCATACACGGCGTGTATCCGCCTTTGAATATACTCCGCATAGGTATACAGTTTGAAAAAAGgcaattaaagaatttttcaaacaacaagaacttGATTAAGATTGACAAGTTGCCTCAGACTGATTTTGCATATATTGAAAAGCTTTTGACTTTGATTTATACAAAGCTATTGCGGGTTTTACTGATAAAATCTGATGTTGCtagtttattattaaaggGAACCGGCTACACCGACTTTTTGGTTGTGGCTATTACATTGATTGTCATCCCTCAGTTTAATTCCAGTGATATCGACTTTGCTAAAATTGAAAGCATAGCATCGACGTTTGAGTTATACCAGACATATTCTTTGTTGTTAACCACACCATCTCCAGctattttcaaaaagttTGTAATGTCACATTTGGGGTCACTCCACTATTCAAGACCAAATGGTATACTCACACTAATTGAGTTTGTTCTTGGGTTGCGAGACCAAGAGGAAATAAACATCGAAAAGTTTGATAATGTGGCAAATGTTGTTTTGCAGAAACCCGCCAACGTCGACACCAAGAGTTATTTTATGTCAGTTGGGAATCAAATGTATGACTTGTTGATTAATATCAACCGACCAAATGTTACTTCATGTGTGGCATAtgttttggaaaaattatGGCAGAGAAACAAACTAGTTGTAACGgattttgttttgcaaAGAATATGGAACAACTTCAATCCTCCACCAAAAGACGAAGGTATCTTAGTGACTGAAGCCCAATTGAATAACAATATTAATGTGATATTATCTTTAACCAAAAAGGGGTTGGAACCCGATTTATACCAAGCTGTTATTCAACCTGTGTTACTACCACTTTGGGGGTATTACACCTTTCTAAAACAAAACGGTAAAGAAGGTGGGGTCGCCTTGAACATTTTGACTAGCTATTTTACATTAATGAAGGGTATCGACGATCTGGGATTGCCAACTATAGCTAAAAATTTACTTTACAAACATGGAGAAAACTGGAAATATGAATTTGGCGACAACAACTTGACCCAAATTGTGACAGAAAAACCCGAATTTGTATCTCAGAGCAAAGAgtccaaaatcaataaattcttgAACGATTTGGACTTTGCTTGCGAATTGTTTGTCAAGGTATTGGAGGAATTGGATGATAGTCTAATTCAACAGCTATTTGTAAAAATCTTGAACAACTGGTTAAACAATGACACACAAATTTTAGGAGGCGAAGAAAGAGATCCATTTCTAATGCTTCTTGATTTACGtttattagaaaaaatAGGGGAGAAGTTTAGAGAGAATTTAGCAACGAACCCAATTGATATGTTAGAATTGGTACAGAGTTTTCTCAGTTCCTACAAGCCAAACAGCAAAGAGAATGAACACAGCGCCGAAGATTCAGACGACGAAATGGATGACGATGAGCTGGAGTTTAATCTGGATCAAACTATAACTGTTCTCCTCCAGTTATTGTCAGCAATTATTTCCGAAAACGATATTATTCTTGACAACAAGGGTTCCGAGTTGTTGTCGagtatcaaaaaaattctaTCGACGAATTCACAGTTTCAAGCTAGCTCACTTAAGGGTTCAGCAGATGCATTATGcacaagaattgaaagtttACTATCTAACAATAATGAGATACTTCCTGCCAACGAATCTGAAGCCcagaaacaaattttgcAGCGGGCCATAACCAATTTAAACGACCCCTTAGTACCCATTCGAGCCCATGGATTATATTTGTTGAgacaattgattgaaatgaAAAGCTCAGTAATTACATTGGATTTTGCAATAAATTTACATCTCGTACAATTGAAAGACCCAGAACCATTTATATATCTCAACGTGATCAAAGGACTTGAAACTTTAATTGAGTGGAACGAGCCACTAGTTTTGGATAGCTTGTGCAAGTTATATTTACAAGATGATGTTGAGTTGGACGAAAAACTAAGAATTGGAGAGGTGATTCTTCGGTATATTCAAAGAGCAGGGCAAACATTTACCGGGAATTCTGCTAAATTGATTGTAGAAACAACATTGGCGGTGATTCGAAGAGCAGGCAACAATAGAAAAGATGACAGATTAAGAATGTCGAGCATGTCGTTGTTGGGTACATGTTGCAAGGTCAATCCGTTGGGGatgattgataatttgaacTATGCGTTGGATGCAAGTATTGGTATTTTGGAATTAGAAACAGACAAGGATCAAGCTATAATGAGACGTGCAGCCATTATGTTGATATATGATTTGATACTAGGAACATCAGAGACTGACAAAGTCGAGTTTCCTCAGCAGTACAAAAGCAAGGTTATAACTGTATTGAGATATGTTGCTGAAACAGATAACGATTTATTGGTCAGAGAACAGGCACAAAAAGTGTTCGCAACCGTGGAAGAGTTGATTGAATTAGCCATGGAATTATACAAAGAGGAAAATCAAGTACAATGA
- a CDS encoding uncharacterized protein (Protein of allantoate permease family; fungal-specific (no human or murine homolog); Hap43p-repressed gene), translating to MTATKLSRSLSSSSNVTTPLLKKDDYTITIVPSNSSSEANEIGDNPFLDPKVEEYYREVYQTSNYECYPAFDPQFEWTKEEEQNVVRKLNYRVALAACLLFVGLQIDRGNLQQAISDNMLNDLALTTNEYNLGNTLFYSCFLLAEVPSQLISKSLGPDIFIPIQMCAWSVVAISQAALSGKVSFYLTRALIGMLEGGFIADLVLWLSYFFTSKELPIRLSWFWTTLAVVQIGSSLLACGILKMRGLAGLEGWRWLFLIEGVITFFIGLSAFYLMVPSAVETRNWMHPKGWFSDREEKIVVNRILRDDPTKGSMNNRQALGIKELGASLMDYNLWPIFAIGFIAHIGKSTMGTYFTLMNKELGFSTFETNLLAIPPSILHISFLLGITWLSERANERSFVSLVAPLYAVPLIAIIRWWHGSGKQVWATWMLSTLFLGQPYIHAICVAWVSRNSNSVGSRSICSALYNMFVQMGAIIASNIYREDDFPLYKKGNTILFLIELSLIPLLLFTKCFYIWKNNQKGKLWNKMTEEEREYYRKHSTDRGNERLDFVFEH from the coding sequence ATGACTGCTACCAAATTATCGCGCTCATTGTCGAGCTCCTCTAATGTCACCACACCTTTGCTTAAAAAAGATGATTACACAATTACTATCGTACCATCGAACTCGTCTTCCGAGGCAAACGAAATCGGGGATAACCCATTTTTGGATCCGAAAGTTGAAGAGTATTATCGAGAGGTATACCAGACATCAAATTATGAATGTTATCCTGCATTTGATCCGCAGTTTGAATGgacaaaagaagaagagcAGAATGTTGTTCGCAAGCTCAACTATAGAGTGGCTTTAGCAGCATGTCTTCTTTTCGTTGGCTTGCAGATTGACAGGGGAAATCTTCAACAGGCAATCAGCGATAATATGCTTAACGATTTGGCTCTAACAACCAATGAGTATAACTTGGGAAACACCTTATTCTACAGCTGCTTCTTATTGGCAGAAGTACCTTCACagttaatttcaaaaagttTGGGACCAGACATTTTCATTCCGATTCAAATGTGTGCTTGGTCCGTTGTTGCAATTAGTCAGGCAGCTTTGTCAGGGAAAGTATCCTTTTATTTGACAAGAGCATTGATAGGGATGCTAGAAGGCGGGTTTATTGCTGACTTGGTACTATGGCTAAGCTATTTTTTCACCAGCAAAGAGTTGCCAATTAGATTGTCGTGGTTTTGGACCACTTTAGCAGTAGTTCAAATCGGTTCTTCATTGCTTGCATGCggtattttgaaaatgaggGGCCTTGCCGGATTAGAAGGGTGGAGATGGTTATTCTTGATTGAAGGCGTAATCACTTTTTTCATTGGACTTTCGGCGTTCTACTTGATGGTACCTTCAGCAGTTGAAACAAGGAACTGGATGCACCCAAAAGGGTGGTTTAGTGACCGTGAAGAGAAAATTGTTGTCAACCGAATCTTGCGTGATGATCCAACCAAGGGGTCAATGAATAACAGACAAGCACTTGGTATTAAAGAATTGGGGGCTAGTTTGATGGACTATAATCTTTGGCCAATCTTTGCTATTGGGTTTATTGCACATATCGGAAAATCAACCATGGGGACATATTTTACATTAATGAACAAGGAGTTGGGCTTTTCAACATTCGAAACAAACTTGTTAGCCATACCGCCGTCCATTTTGCATATTTCATTCTTGTTGGGAATTACGTGGTTATCTGAACGAGCAAATGAGAGGTCATTTGTATCCTTGGTTGCTCCATTATACGCAGTTCCCCTAATAGCAATCATTCGATGGTGGCATGGGTCAGGTAAGCAGGTATGGGCAACATGGATGTTGTCGACTTTGTTTCTAGGACAGCCATATATTCATGCAATCTGTGTTGCCTGGGTTTCACGTAATTCGAATTCTGTTGGGTCAAGATCAATATGCTCTGCTCTATACAATATGTTTGTTCAAATGGGGGCCATAATTGCTCTGAACATTTATCGAGAAGACGATTTCCCATTGTATAAAAAGGGGAATACcatattgtttttgataGAATTGCTGTTAATCccgttgttgttgtttacgAAATGCTTTTATATTTGgaaaaacaaccaaaaagGTAAACTCTGGAATAAAATGACTGAAGAGGAAAGGGAGTATTATCGTAAGCACAGCACTGATAGGGGCAACGAAAGGTTAGATTTTGTATTTGAACATTAA
- a CDS encoding uncharacterized protein (Protein with a tubulin binding cofactor C domain; flow model biofilm induced), with amino-acid sequence MNNVNDLFTQIVSCNDKSELHKIQVELDEISKNSTTPDQPSYIQKLTTDKLKILNNLLQSKQNQLSKRRFEFKGEPVAPVLKSSVANDQNVDDTSKSIQKINNQILEISSNEHMVVDCFSNSYVQTTNEIPSIHLKGGDRSICKLTVQGPVFIHDVRNSILVLSCHQARLHNIHNSLVIIQSVQNNRIIIENCNQIKVSSGIEVDDFNFPTKEIKNPHFEVLMRDVSDEVLNGVRRIAQTSDIATVINKYIDVYH; translated from the exons ATGAATAACGTCAACG ACCTTTTCACCCAGATCGTATCATGTAACGATAAACTGGAATTGCACAAGATCCAAGTTGAACTTGACGAGATAAgcaaaaattcaacaacaccCGATCAACCTTCTTATATCCAGAAACTAACTACAGACAAGCttaaaatattgaataaCCTTTTACAGTCGAAACAAAACCAGCTAAGCAAAAGGagatttgaattcaaaGGAGAGCCAGTAGCACCCGTATTGAAATCGCTGGTGGCCAATGACCAAAATGTCGATGACACATCCAaatcaatacaaaaaatcaacaaccagATTTTGGAAATATCACTGAATGAACACATGGTAGTTGATTGTTTTAGCAATTCTTACGTACAAACTACAAATGAAATTCCATCAATCCATCTTAAAGGTGGCGACAGATCAATATGTAAGTTAACAGTCCAGGGTCCAGTATTCATTCATGATGTTAGAAATAGCATACTAGTATTGTCATGCCACCAGGCGAGATTACACAATATTCACAATTCGTTAGTCATCATACAGTCTGTTCAAAATAACCGaataattattgaaaattgcaATCAAATAAAGGTCAGCTCTGGAATTGAAGTTGACgatttcaattttccaACAAAGGAAATAAAGAATCCCCATTTTGAAGTTTTAATGAGAGACGTATCAGATGAGGTGTTGAATGGAGTGAGAAGAATTGCACAAACAAGCGATATTGCAACAGTAATTAATAAGTACATTGATGTCTACCACTGA